A window of Streptomyces marispadix contains these coding sequences:
- a CDS encoding aldo/keto reductase codes for MSEYDSPDATGESPDVASGGGLASRRPLGRLSVSPLCLGGNVFGWTADETSSFDVLNAYTAAGGNFIDTADVYSGARFGVPGGMDSETVIGNWTAARGNRDDLVIATKVGAHPERKGLTAANIKAAADDSLRRLRTDRIDLYYTHFDDESVDVSEIIGALDDLVKAGKVREIGASNISPERLEASLAYSTDGGTGTGTARYAALQPHYNLVSRDTYEGPLAEVADRHGLAVMPYFALAMGFLAGKYRPDGAGPGGTAGGPAGAAAQSPRAERASKYLETERGRRVLTALDQLSASRGVHHATIALAWLLTRPTVTSPIASARSLEQLTPLLALADFELSPEEAKLLTDASA; via the coding sequence ATGTCTGAGTACGACTCCCCTGACGCGACCGGCGAATCGCCCGACGTGGCGAGCGGCGGCGGCCTCGCCTCCCGCCGCCCTCTCGGCCGGCTGTCCGTATCCCCGCTGTGCCTCGGCGGCAACGTCTTCGGCTGGACCGCCGACGAGACCTCCTCCTTCGACGTGCTGAACGCCTACACCGCGGCCGGCGGCAACTTCATCGACACCGCCGACGTCTACTCCGGCGCCCGGTTCGGCGTTCCCGGCGGCATGGACTCCGAGACCGTCATCGGCAACTGGACCGCGGCACGCGGCAATCGGGACGACCTCGTCATCGCCACCAAGGTCGGCGCGCACCCCGAGCGCAAGGGCCTCACAGCCGCCAACATCAAGGCGGCGGCCGACGATTCGCTGCGCCGCCTGCGAACCGACCGGATCGACCTCTACTACACGCACTTCGACGACGAGTCCGTCGACGTCTCGGAGATCATCGGCGCCCTCGACGACCTCGTAAAGGCCGGAAAGGTCCGCGAGATCGGCGCGTCCAACATCTCCCCGGAACGCCTCGAAGCCTCCCTCGCCTACAGCACCGACGGCGGCACCGGCACCGGCACGGCCCGCTACGCCGCGCTCCAGCCGCACTACAACCTGGTCTCCCGCGACACCTACGAGGGCCCGCTGGCGGAGGTCGCCGACCGGCACGGGCTGGCGGTGATGCCGTACTTCGCGCTGGCGATGGGGTTCCTGGCGGGCAAGTACCGCCCGGACGGGGCCGGTCCGGGGGGCACGGCCGGGGGTCCGGCGGGCGCGGCGGCCCAAAGCCCCCGTGCCGAACGGGCGTCGAAGTACCTGGAGACGGAACGCGGCCGACGCGTGCTCACCGCCCTCGACCAGCTCTCCGCCTCCCGCGGCGTCCACCACGCCACAATCGCCCTGGCCTGGCTCCTCACCCGCCCCACGGTCACATCCCCCATCGCCAGCGCCCGCTCCCTGGAACAGCTCACACCGCTACTGGCCCTCGCGGACTTCGAGTTGAGCCCGGAGGAGGCGAAGCTGCTGACGGACGCGTCGGCGTAG
- a CDS encoding M23 family metallopeptidase: MPPVPDAFGPDSPSYEEWNPTEDSVRPVRGRHKLAKQRGGSMARSGAVLGVGMIAAVGAGGMATAQEKPSTAISMPDVAAAADKAKDLPGVKLLSGGSEETVAGQPLTQAALTESDTQAGRTDAGEALRSRILQQAQQQQNAAEASAREAAVDKAADAARAKAAKAERKQDAAERAKAEEARLAKLAKSFKLPVSGYQLTSQFGESGGLWVNGHTGTDFAASSGTPIRAIHSGTVKEAGWAGSYGYRTILKLDDGTELWFCHQSSMNVSAGQKVRTGELIGRVGSTGNVTGAHLHLEVHPGGGDAIDPAAWLRGKGLSL; encoded by the coding sequence GTGCCGCCCGTACCCGACGCCTTCGGCCCGGACTCCCCCTCCTACGAGGAGTGGAACCCGACCGAGGACTCCGTACGCCCCGTACGCGGACGCCACAAGCTCGCCAAGCAGCGCGGCGGCAGCATGGCCCGCAGCGGCGCGGTGCTCGGCGTCGGCATGATCGCGGCAGTCGGCGCCGGCGGCATGGCCACCGCGCAGGAGAAGCCGTCGACGGCCATCTCCATGCCGGATGTCGCAGCGGCCGCCGACAAGGCCAAGGACCTTCCCGGCGTCAAGCTGCTGTCGGGCGGCTCCGAGGAGACAGTCGCAGGTCAGCCCCTCACACAGGCGGCGCTGACCGAGAGCGACACCCAGGCCGGCCGTACGGACGCGGGCGAGGCACTGCGCTCCCGCATCCTCCAGCAGGCCCAGCAGCAGCAGAACGCCGCCGAAGCCTCGGCACGCGAAGCAGCCGTCGACAAGGCGGCCGACGCGGCACGGGCGAAGGCGGCCAAGGCGGAGAGGAAGCAGGACGCCGCCGAGCGGGCGAAGGCCGAGGAAGCCCGCCTCGCCAAGCTCGCAAAGAGCTTCAAGCTTCCCGTCTCCGGTTACCAACTCACTTCCCAGTTCGGCGAGTCCGGCGGTCTGTGGGTCAACGGCCACACCGGCACGGACTTCGCGGCCTCCTCCGGCACGCCGATCAGGGCCATCCACTCCGGCACGGTCAAGGAGGCAGGCTGGGCGGGATCGTACGGCTACCGGACGATCCTGAAACTGGACGACGGAACCGAACTCTGGTTCTGCCACCAGTCGTCGATGAACGTCTCCGCGGGCCAGAAGGTCCGTACGGGCGAACTCATCGGCCGCGTCGGCTCCACCGGGAACGTCACAGGCGCCCATCTGCACCTGGAGGTCCACCCCGGCGGCGGCGACGCGATCGACCCGGCGGCGTGGCTGCGGGGCAAGGGCCTCTCGCTCTGA
- a CDS encoding Rieske 2Fe-2S domain-containing protein, with protein MSYSQKLLACAGALRAVLPHPERQGRVLTAIEKTERDTRLDPPLQGIQRAVHALPLSEEDRDALHGHWLGHPVHPALVQIPIGTWLSAAVLDLIPGKRRHYAPALLIATGLGAAVPAAITGWIDWAELRKPQMRVGLVHALANTVAISCYMSSLGARLRGRSLRGRMLGFAGLTAVGIGGTLGGHLAYRQASAINHAEDISVRTEPGWHSLGAASDLPVGEAVRRTVGGTPVVVVRESGGAVHVLADRCSHMAGPLSQGEISDGCVRCPWHGSVFRLSDGWNVSGPATSPQPVFETRQSQGQVEARLA; from the coding sequence ATGTCCTATTCACAGAAGCTGCTTGCATGTGCCGGCGCCCTCCGCGCCGTGCTGCCCCATCCCGAGCGGCAGGGACGGGTGCTGACCGCCATCGAGAAGACCGAGCGCGACACGCGGCTCGATCCCCCGCTCCAGGGAATCCAGCGGGCCGTGCACGCACTCCCCCTCAGCGAAGAGGACCGCGACGCGCTGCACGGCCACTGGCTCGGCCATCCCGTGCATCCGGCGCTCGTCCAGATCCCCATCGGCACCTGGCTCTCGGCGGCCGTACTGGATCTGATTCCGGGCAAGCGGCGGCACTACGCGCCCGCGCTGCTGATCGCCACGGGCCTCGGCGCCGCCGTACCCGCCGCCATCACCGGATGGATCGACTGGGCCGAGCTGCGCAAACCGCAGATGCGCGTAGGGCTCGTGCACGCGCTCGCCAACACCGTCGCCATCTCCTGCTACATGTCCTCGCTGGGCGCACGGCTTCGCGGCCGTTCCCTGCGCGGCCGGATGCTGGGGTTCGCCGGGCTCACCGCCGTCGGCATCGGCGGCACGCTCGGCGGTCATCTCGCCTACCGGCAGGCGTCCGCCATCAACCACGCCGAGGACATCTCCGTGCGTACGGAGCCGGGTTGGCACTCCCTGGGCGCCGCCTCGGATCTGCCCGTCGGAGAGGCGGTGCGGCGGACCGTCGGCGGGACGCCGGTCGTCGTCGTAAGGGAGAGCGGAGGCGCCGTCCATGTGCTGGCGGACCGGTGCAGCCACATGGCCGGGCCGCTGTCGCAGGGCGAGATCAGCGACGGATGTGTGCGCTGCCCGTGGCACGGAAGCGTCTTCCGGCTGTCGGACGGCTGGAACGTGTCCGGTCCGGCGACCTCCCCGCAGCCCGTGTTCGAGACGCGGCAGAGCCAGGGCCAGGTGGAGGCGAGGCTCGCCTGA
- a CDS encoding PP2C family protein-serine/threonine phosphatase — MRSRTPRSSSLTARLYRTRRVDWLPRWVKALPPTLVVMALVLELVTPTRYSFASFLTAAVVLAALLTRPSATVAIGALSVALLTGMHLALEDVYPDNITGPIITLVLVTAFSTLLAMILERTTLRLVQVNAVAEATQRALLRPLPERLGPVRLAGVYRAADEAALIGGDLYCVRSTPYGVRAVIGDVRGKGIGATEGVATITSAFREAAMTAATLAETADRIEAAMAMDREDMEAGGSQAVPVAGTPSGWSQESFATAVLLEFPPEGGVVRVLNRGHPPMFRLGGPDGVRRLNPEPALPLGFGDLSPGAQPEEASYSLADGETLVAYSDGVVEARRRDGTFYPLGPRLAERYGDGHGSRMFHEDGNAAGVEPAEIVSYIHRDVTRWARAINDDLVIVVFQHMPGDAGARQAPPGG, encoded by the coding sequence ATGCGGAGCAGAACGCCCCGCAGCAGCTCGCTCACCGCACGTCTGTACCGCACCCGCCGCGTCGACTGGCTCCCCCGCTGGGTGAAGGCGCTGCCGCCGACGCTCGTGGTGATGGCGCTGGTGCTGGAGCTGGTCACGCCGACGCGCTATTCGTTCGCGTCGTTCCTCACCGCAGCCGTGGTGCTCGCGGCGCTGCTGACCCGCCCGTCCGCGACCGTGGCCATCGGCGCCCTGTCCGTCGCCCTCCTCACCGGCATGCATCTCGCCCTGGAGGACGTCTATCCGGACAACATCACCGGGCCCATCATCACGCTCGTACTGGTCACCGCGTTCTCGACGCTGCTCGCGATGATCCTGGAACGTACGACCCTGCGGCTCGTGCAGGTCAACGCCGTCGCCGAGGCCACTCAGCGCGCACTGCTGCGTCCCCTGCCGGAGCGGCTGGGTCCGGTGCGTCTGGCGGGGGTCTACCGCGCGGCCGACGAGGCGGCCCTCATCGGCGGCGACCTCTACTGCGTGAGATCCACTCCGTACGGGGTGCGCGCCGTGATCGGGGATGTGCGGGGCAAGGGAATCGGCGCGACCGAGGGCGTCGCCACGATCACCTCGGCCTTCCGTGAGGCGGCCATGACGGCGGCGACGCTGGCGGAGACCGCGGACCGCATCGAGGCGGCCATGGCCATGGACCGTGAGGACATGGAAGCGGGCGGCAGCCAGGCGGTGCCCGTCGCGGGGACGCCGAGCGGCTGGTCGCAGGAGTCGTTCGCGACGGCGGTGCTGCTGGAGTTCCCACCGGAGGGCGGGGTCGTACGGGTGCTGAACCGGGGGCATCCGCCGATGTTCCGGCTGGGCGGCCCCGACGGGGTACGCAGGCTGAACCCGGAGCCAGCCCTGCCGCTCGGCTTCGGCGATCTGTCGCCCGGGGCGCAGCCGGAGGAGGCGTCCTACTCGCTGGCCGACGGCGAGACGCTGGTCGCCTACTCGGACGGGGTCGTCGAGGCCCGCAGGCGCGACGGGACCTTCTATCCGCTGGGCCCGCGGCTGGCCGAGCGCTACGGCGACGGGCACGGCTCCCGCATGTTCCACGAGGACGGGAACGCGGCCGGAGTCGAACCGGCGGAGATCGTCTCCTACATCCACCGCGACGTCACGAGGTGGGCCCGGGCGATCAACGACGACCTGGTGATCGTCGTCTTCCAGCACATGCCCGGCGATGCGGGGGCGCGGCAGGCGCCTCCCGGGGGATGA
- a CDS encoding D-alanyl-D-alanine carboxypeptidase family protein, translating to MRVSKRARRVGAVAVAAGAVLAAGPFVYSAQAAGPSGVKAKGAFLLDASSGEEMWGKGSDTKREMASTTKVMAAAVVVSSGVDLDRRVTVKKAYRDYVSKWGGSTADLQTGDKLSLRQLLYGMLLPSGCDAAYALADAVGKGGSTTARADDFIAKMNAKADRLGMKNTEFDSFDGISKTGHNHSTARDMAKLGKYALGSTNIRKVAKSTSTKQKATNGRTYTWYNTNRLLGSYKGVIGIKTGTGSKAGPCLVFAAERNGHSVVGVILNSADRYPDAKKMLDWSLEQETPKLNLRSLPEGAERD from the coding sequence ATTCGTGTATCCAAGAGGGCGCGCCGAGTAGGTGCCGTGGCGGTGGCGGCGGGAGCCGTACTGGCCGCGGGGCCCTTCGTCTATTCGGCGCAGGCGGCCGGGCCCTCCGGGGTCAAGGCCAAGGGGGCGTTCCTGCTGGACGCCTCGTCCGGTGAGGAGATGTGGGGCAAGGGCTCCGACACCAAGCGCGAGATGGCCAGCACCACCAAGGTCATGGCGGCCGCGGTCGTGGTCAGCTCCGGTGTCGACCTCGACCGCAGGGTCACCGTGAAGAAGGCGTACCGCGACTACGTCTCCAAGTGGGGCGGCAGCACCGCCGACTTGCAGACGGGCGACAAGCTCAGCCTGCGCCAGCTCCTCTACGGCATGCTGCTGCCCTCCGGCTGCGACGCCGCGTACGCACTGGCCGACGCGGTCGGCAAGGGCGGCTCCACCACGGCGCGCGCCGACGACTTCATCGCGAAGATGAACGCCAAGGCGGACCGACTCGGCATGAAGAACACCGAGTTCGACTCCTTCGACGGCATCTCGAAGACGGGCCACAACCACTCGACGGCCCGCGACATGGCGAAGCTCGGCAAGTACGCGCTGGGCAGCACCAACATCCGCAAGGTCGCCAAGTCCACGTCGACGAAGCAGAAGGCGACCAACGGCCGCACCTACACCTGGTACAACACCAACCGGCTCCTCGGCTCGTACAAGGGCGTCATCGGCATCAAGACCGGCACCGGCTCCAAGGCGGGCCCGTGCCTCGTCTTCGCGGCCGAGCGCAACGGGCATTCGGTCGTGGGCGTGATCCTCAACAGCGCCGACCGCTACCCGGACGCGAAGAAGATGCTCGACTGGTCGCTGGAGCAGGAGACGCCGAAGCTCAACCTCCGCTCGCTTCCGGAGGGCGCGGAGCGCGACTGA
- a CDS encoding APC family permease: protein MTDAGSPAAPGGDVGGGAGYAGRGGGRGGSGDRGSGDRGSGGGGRAGGGPGGEHAGHGSEFRKEMGPWANFALGFTYLSPVVSTYTLFATALATGGPPMIWAFVLAGAGQFLVALVFGEVVAQFPIAGGVYPWSRRLWGMRWAWMTGWVYMWALLVTITAVAYGAGPYIAILFGFEPSVHTTVLCTVGLIVVAALVNYAGTKALSKAAVIGFTAELVGAVVVGIWLLTTHRFHGLGVVFDNFGTGGGGSYVPVFLAAAIIGFYQYYGFEACGDLAEEVEHPGIVIPKAMRRTVYVGGAAATFTCLTLLLAVADYRAVIDGKDTDPVVRVLFDALGEFGARTVMGVVLISFLSCTISLQAAAGRLIYSYARDKMVAGHRLLRSFSYARAVPHNALLVAAVIPAVIAFGSLISEDALTKIVSFAILGIYGSFQMVVLAALRARLKGWRPTGEFRLGRWGLLVNAAALAYGIFAIINISWARNPDQPWYDNWIVLLCGAVVVGTGLLYMFATRHYGRGDAPSGDAIPQRSRV, encoded by the coding sequence ATGACGGACGCCGGGAGCCCCGCCGCGCCGGGCGGAGACGTGGGAGGCGGCGCGGGATACGCAGGCCGCGGCGGCGGTCGCGGCGGAAGCGGAGACCGAGGCAGCGGAGACCGAGGCAGCGGGGGCGGTGGCCGCGCAGGCGGCGGCCCCGGTGGCGAACACGCCGGGCACGGCTCCGAGTTCCGCAAGGAGATGGGCCCGTGGGCGAACTTCGCCCTCGGCTTCACCTACCTCTCCCCCGTCGTGAGCACCTACACCCTCTTCGCCACCGCGCTGGCCACCGGCGGGCCCCCGATGATCTGGGCGTTCGTGCTCGCGGGCGCGGGCCAGTTCCTGGTGGCGCTCGTCTTCGGCGAGGTCGTCGCCCAATTCCCCATCGCGGGCGGCGTATACCCGTGGTCGCGCCGCCTGTGGGGCATGCGGTGGGCGTGGATGACCGGATGGGTCTACATGTGGGCGCTGCTGGTCACCATCACCGCCGTCGCCTACGGAGCGGGCCCGTACATCGCCATCCTCTTCGGCTTCGAACCGTCCGTGCACACCACCGTGTTGTGCACCGTCGGGCTCATCGTCGTCGCGGCGCTCGTCAACTACGCGGGCACCAAGGCGCTTTCGAAGGCGGCGGTGATCGGCTTCACCGCGGAGCTGGTCGGGGCCGTCGTCGTAGGGATCTGGCTGCTGACGACGCACCGCTTCCACGGCCTCGGCGTCGTCTTCGACAACTTCGGTACGGGGGGCGGCGGTTCGTACGTCCCCGTCTTCCTCGCCGCGGCCATCATCGGCTTCTACCAGTACTACGGCTTCGAGGCGTGCGGCGACCTCGCGGAGGAGGTCGAGCATCCCGGCATCGTCATTCCCAAGGCGATGCGCCGCACCGTCTACGTCGGCGGCGCCGCCGCCACGTTCACCTGCCTGACGCTGCTGCTCGCCGTGGCGGACTACCGGGCGGTGATCGACGGCAAGGACACCGATCCCGTGGTGCGCGTCCTCTTCGACGCGCTGGGCGAGTTCGGCGCCCGCACGGTAATGGGCGTCGTGCTGATCTCGTTCCTGTCCTGCACGATCAGCCTCCAGGCCGCCGCGGGCCGCCTCATCTACTCGTACGCCCGGGACAAGATGGTCGCCGGGCACCGGCTGCTGCGTTCGTTCTCTTATGCGCGCGCCGTGCCGCACAACGCGCTGCTGGTGGCCGCCGTCATCCCCGCTGTGATCGCCTTCGGCTCGCTGATCTCGGAGGACGCCCTCACGAAGATCGTCTCGTTCGCCATCCTCGGCATCTACGGCTCGTTCCAGATGGTCGTACTCGCGGCGCTGCGCGCACGGTTGAAGGGCTGGCGGCCGACGGGCGAGTTCCGGCTGGGCCGCTGGGGGCTGCTGGTCAACGCGGCGGCGCTCGCCTACGGGATCTTCGCGATCATCAACATCTCCTGGGCACGCAACCCCGACCAGCCCTGGTACGACAACTGGATCGTGCTGCTGTGCGGCGCCGTGGTGGTCGGCACGGGACTGCTGTACATGTTCGCCACGCGCCACTACGGACGGGGCGACGCACCGTCGGGCGACGCGATCCCTCAGCGCTCCAGGGTCTGA